The proteins below are encoded in one region of Silene latifolia isolate original U9 population chromosome 2, ASM4854445v1, whole genome shotgun sequence:
- the LOC141640898 gene encoding uncharacterized protein LOC141640898 — MVSKLSLPTQEHPNPYKLRWLSKGSEVRVDKQCIVPFSIGKVYKDEVLCDVVPMDACHLLLGRPWEFDKNTTHQGKENVYVFKHNGKRVTLTPLPPNQRGYGSPNMPEEVNGVLFLSEAAMVKELRQEQPVLFLLSRETNTEWNKDVPAEVQPLIKKYKEVFPTELPSGLPPLRGIEHHIDFVPGSRAPQRTSLRQSPSEHVLHLEVIFKILKEQKLYGKLEKCTFMVNEVAFLGYIISGRGISVDQGKIQAMQTWPVPQTITK; from the exons ATGGTTAGCAAGCTAAGCCTGCCTACTCAGGAGCACCCCAATCCATACAAACTGAGATGGTTAAGCAAAGGATCTGAAGTGAGAGTTGACAAGCAATGCATTGTTCCCTTTTCAATTGGAAAGGTGTACAAGGATGAAGTGTTGTGTGATGTGGTCCCTATGGATGCCTGCCATCTACTGTTAGGAAGACCATGGGAGTTTGACAAGAATACCACTCACCAGGGAAAGGAAAATGTCTATGTTTTCAAGCATAATGGAAAGAGAGTCACTCTGACTCCCCTACCACCAAACCAGAGGGGTTATGGAAGTCCTAACATGCCTGAGGAGGTTAATGGAGTACTATTTCTATCTGAGGCAGCTATGGTCAAGGAGCTGAGGCAAGAACAACCTGTGTTGTTTCTCCTATCAAGGGAAACCAACACTGAATGGAACAAAGATGTACCTGCAGAGGTTCAACCCCTAATTAAGAAGTACAAGGAGGTTTTTCCAACTGAGTTGCCTAGTGGATTACCACCCCTGAGAGGCATTGAGCATCACATAGACTTTGTACCTGGATCTCGTGCTCCCCAACGGACCAGCTTACGG CAGAGTCCATCCGAACATGTGTTacatttggaggtgatttttaAAATACTCAAGGAACAGAAGTtgtatgggaagcttgagaaatgtaccttcatggtcaatgaggtagCATTTCTGGGATATATTATATCAGGAAGAGGGATTTCAGTTGATCAGGGGAAGATTCAGGCTATGCAAACTTGGCCAGTCCCACAAACAATCACGAAGTAA